The Clostridium septicum genome contains a region encoding:
- a CDS encoding polysaccharide deacetylase family protein: MITSIFFRNNEKLVFSYMTKEQPIFRVDREDKAISITFDVNWAEEEHLIDILNVLDKYNVKATFFIMGKWVNYPEGNKEKLIKIKEGGHEIGNHSYVHPMFSKINDGRIKEELEKTDKIVEGTVGVKPKVFRFPSGDFNEKAYNTVSSLGYVPIQWDVDSVDWKESGAEIEYNRVMKKVKPGSIILFHNNAKYTSDNLDRIIPELQKAGYTFMPVGELIYNEDYYINEQGEQRKK; this comes from the coding sequence ATGATAACGTCAATATTTTTTAGAAATAATGAAAAATTAGTTTTTTCATATATGACTAAAGAACAACCAATTTTTAGAGTAGATAGAGAGGATAAAGCAATTTCAATAACATTTGATGTAAATTGGGCAGAAGAAGAACATTTAATAGACATATTAAATGTTCTAGATAAATATAATGTAAAAGCTACATTCTTTATTATGGGAAAATGGGTTAATTATCCTGAAGGAAACAAGGAAAAGTTAATAAAAATAAAGGAAGGAGGGCATGAAATAGGTAACCACAGCTATGTACATCCAATGTTTTCTAAAATAAATGATGGCAGAATAAAAGAAGAATTAGAAAAGACAGATAAAATAGTAGAAGGTACAGTAGGTGTAAAGCCGAAAGTATTTAGATTCCCAAGTGGTGATTTTAATGAAAAAGCTTATAATACAGTATCCTCTTTAGGATATGTACCTATTCAATGGGATGTAGATTCTGTTGATTGGAAAGAAAGTGGTGCAGAAATAGAGTATAATAGGGTAATGAAAAAGGTTAAGCCTGGGTCAATTATCTTATTTCATAATAATGCAAAGTACACATCAGATAATTTAGATAGAATAATTCCTGAATTACAAAAAGCAGGATATACATTTATGCCTGTAGGAGAGCTGATTTATAACGAAGATTATTATATAAATGAGCAGGGAGAGCAAAGAAAAAAATAA
- the deoD gene encoding purine-nucleoside phosphorylase has product MAKHLHIMAKEGDIAETVLLPGDPLRAKFIAETYLENPVCYNNVRGMYGYTGTYNGKRVSVQGTGMGLPSHSIYVNELIRFYGAKRLIRIGSAGSINENVNVRDIVLAQSVSTNSGINKRRFKGMDYAPTANFELLLEAYNKGIEKGVNIKVGNVLSSDLFYDDTDVGINLWADYGCLAVEMESAELYTVAAKYGVEALSILTISDHIFKGIETTPEERQESFTDMMEIALELAK; this is encoded by the coding sequence ATGGCAAAACATTTACACATAATGGCAAAAGAAGGAGATATCGCAGAAACGGTTTTACTTCCTGGAGATCCTCTAAGAGCAAAGTTTATAGCAGAAACTTATCTCGAAAATCCAGTATGTTACAATAATGTTAGAGGTATGTACGGTTATACTGGTACATATAATGGGAAAAGGGTTTCAGTGCAAGGTACAGGAATGGGATTACCTTCTCATTCTATTTATGTAAACGAACTAATAAGATTTTATGGGGCTAAAAGACTTATAAGGATAGGTTCAGCAGGGTCAATAAACGAAAATGTTAATGTTAGAGATATAGTTTTAGCACAAAGTGTTTCAACTAATTCAGGTATAAATAAAAGAAGATTTAAAGGAATGGATTATGCACCAACTGCAAACTTTGAACTTTTATTAGAAGCATATAATAAAGGTATAGAAAAAGGAGTAAACATAAAAGTGGGAAATGTATTATCATCAGATCTTTTTTATGATGATACAGATGTAGGAATTAATCTTTGGGCTGATTATGGATGTTTAGCAGTAGAGATGGAATCGGCAGAGTTATATACAGTAGCTGCTAAATATGGAGTAGAGGCTTTATCAATTTTAACAATTTCAGATCATATCTTTAAAGGAATAGAGACAACACCTGAAGAAAGGCAGGAAAGTTTTACGGATATGATGGAAATTGCACTTGAATTAGCAAAATAA
- a CDS encoding N-acetylmuramoyl-L-alanine amidase gives MAKKKRNLLVKDKIWLYLFIAMIITCVTCSITYFKYDIMNFYKVSYRNIYGKKLDEKKLNEIRDELNIKEIDYNWDGELEYINNPRKIIYHHSANNGWTSENIHEAHKNKGWNGIGYHYYIRKDGVIYKGRPEKAEGAHTKGQNKESIGICLEGNFEEDRLTLEQVESLYELSVYISLKYDIYKIIGHKDAWNTLCPGENFPIESMARKVIKGIKEFNIEENRITPLLE, from the coding sequence GTGGCTAAAAAAAAGAGAAACTTATTAGTTAAAGATAAAATATGGCTTTATTTATTCATAGCTATGATAATTACCTGTGTTACATGTAGTATAACATATTTTAAGTATGATATTATGAATTTTTACAAAGTTAGTTATAGAAATATATATGGGAAAAAATTAGATGAAAAAAAGTTAAATGAAATAAGAGATGAACTTAATATTAAGGAAATAGATTATAATTGGGACGGTGAATTAGAGTATATAAATAACCCAAGAAAAATAATATATCATCATTCTGCAAATAATGGTTGGACATCTGAAAATATTCATGAGGCACATAAGAATAAGGGGTGGAATGGAATTGGATATCACTATTATATTAGAAAAGATGGTGTAATATATAAAGGACGCCCAGAAAAAGCTGAAGGAGCACATACAAAAGGTCAAAATAAAGAATCTATTGGTATATGTTTAGAAGGGAACTTTGAAGAGGATAGATTAACATTAGAGCAGGTTGAAAGTCTTTATGAGTTATCGGTTTATATATCATTAAAATATGACATATATAAAATAATTGGTCATAAAGATGCGTGGAATACTCTTTGTCCAGGAGAAAATTTTCCCATAGAGTCTATGGCTAGGAAAGTTATTAAAGGAATAAAGGAGTTTAATATAGAAGAAAATAGGATTACACCATTGTTAGAATAG
- a CDS encoding ribonuclease Z, producing the protein MLDICLLGTGGGMPMPFRGLSATLISYKGRKILIDCGEGTQVSMRMIGWGFKSIDIICITHVHGDHIIGLTGLLSTIGNSGRTEKLTIIGPKGINKVVNGLRVIVEYLPYELEIIEYPREVNFKLTNNGLEVSESGDITLSTLDLEHSAPCLGYKIYFKRNRKFNVEKAIENNVPKILWSKLQKEEKACLNGIEYLSDMVLGEERKGIYISVITDTRPIESIKDFVKYSDLFICEGTYGKDEDIEKAIKNRHMTFREAATLAKDGSVKTLLLTHFTPAMMNPDEYINNAKEVFKNTIIAKDRLIINLKFEE; encoded by the coding sequence ATGTTGGATATATGTTTATTAGGGACTGGGGGCGGAATGCCAATGCCTTTTAGAGGCTTATCAGCAACTTTAATAAGTTATAAAGGAAGAAAAATATTAATAGATTGTGGTGAAGGCACACAAGTGTCTATGAGGATGATAGGTTGGGGATTTAAATCTATAGATATAATATGTATAACACATGTACATGGGGATCATATAATTGGATTAACTGGATTATTATCAACTATAGGTAATAGTGGTAGAACTGAAAAACTTACAATTATAGGACCAAAAGGAATTAATAAAGTAGTAAATGGATTACGTGTAATAGTTGAATATTTACCATATGAGTTAGAAATAATAGAGTATCCAAGAGAGGTTAATTTTAAATTAACTAATAATGGATTAGAGGTATCAGAAAGTGGTGATATAACTTTAAGTACTTTAGATTTAGAGCATTCAGCACCTTGCTTAGGATATAAAATATATTTTAAAAGAAATAGAAAATTTAATGTAGAGAAAGCAATTGAAAATAATGTTCCAAAGATATTATGGAGTAAATTACAAAAGGAAGAGAAAGCATGTTTAAATGGAATTGAGTATTTAAGTGATATGGTGTTAGGAGAAGAGAGAAAAGGGATTTATATAAGTGTGATAACAGATACAAGACCTATAGAATCAATAAAGGATTTTGTTAAATATAGCGATTTATTTATATGTGAAGGTACTTATGGAAAAGATGAAGATATAGAAAAAGCTATAAAAAATAGACATATGACTTTTAGAGAGGCAGCAACTTTAGCTAAAGATGGAAGTGTTAAAACTTTATTATTAACTCACTTTACTCCAGCAATGATGAATCCAGATGAATATATAAATAATGCAAAAGAAGTATTTAAAAATACAATTATAGCTAAAGATAGATTAATTATAAACTTAAAATTTGAGGAGTAA
- a CDS encoding DUF4364 family protein, whose product MYENSTELAENKLLVLYVIKSLKQPITNTQLTEIILENNFINYFTLQQYISELISSEFLKYVLVNDKNLIDITEKGINVLSFFTDRISPIKKKIIDDYLLTIIDSIKKELTIHSDYTLGKNDSFLVDLQALEDESLLMELKVSVPSKKQAVSLCNRWKENPSEIYTKIINTLFTDED is encoded by the coding sequence ATGTACGAAAACTCAACTGAATTAGCAGAAAACAAACTTCTAGTATTATATGTTATAAAATCTTTAAAGCAACCAATTACTAATACTCAATTAACGGAAATAATACTTGAAAACAATTTCATAAATTATTTTACACTTCAACAATATATAAGTGAACTTATATCATCCGAATTTTTAAAATATGTATTAGTTAATGATAAAAACCTTATTGATATTACTGAAAAAGGTATTAATGTACTTTCATTTTTTACTGATAGAATATCTCCAATAAAAAAGAAGATAATCGATGACTATCTTCTAACAATAATTGATTCAATAAAAAAAGAACTTACTATACATAGTGATTACACACTTGGAAAAAATGATTCATTTTTAGTAGATCTTCAAGCATTAGAAGATGAATCTCTTCTAATGGAACTTAAAGTATCTGTTCCATCAAAAAAGCAAGCTGTTTCTCTTTGTAATAGATGGAAAGAAAATCCTTCTGAAATTTATACAAAAATAATTAATACATTATTTACTGATGAAGATTAA
- a CDS encoding YncE family protein, translating into MNSILVCNTGSDSISKVNISDLTVENLPLDFGEKPIGPHGIYISDKKIYTANNYSNSVSIINGVTFKEEDSIYIGPYPNDVATLKNKLYISCGESNAIIVYDLVEKKILFEIPIDKWPHSIEIYKEAEMIFVSNLEGNSISIIDGIDNKVIKKIDTLEYPTKILVSKDKSKIYVCESYIGEDTFGYVEVFSIKNLCTLKRIKVGKSPVDMWDDGNFLYVSNFSDGTISIIDVDTLKEIKRINVGSMPKGIIRYKDKLYIGDYLKGRILSLNLKTKETKAIAVGKEPNAMTLY; encoded by the coding sequence ATGAATTCTATATTAGTATGCAATACTGGAAGTGATTCGATTTCAAAAGTCAATATTTCAGATTTAACTGTAGAAAATTTGCCCTTAGATTTTGGAGAAAAACCTATAGGGCCCCATGGGATCTATATAAGTGATAAAAAAATATACACAGCTAATAATTATAGTAATTCAGTATCTATAATTAATGGTGTTACCTTTAAAGAAGAAGATTCTATATATATAGGACCTTATCCAAACGATGTTGCTACATTAAAGAATAAACTTTATATTTCATGCGGAGAATCAAATGCAATAATTGTTTATGATTTAGTAGAGAAAAAAATATTATTTGAAATTCCAATTGATAAATGGCCTCATAGCATAGAAATTTATAAAGAAGCAGAAATGATATTTGTATCAAATTTAGAAGGTAATTCCATATCAATTATTGATGGAATAGATAACAAAGTTATAAAAAAAATAGATACTTTAGAATATCCAACTAAAATATTAGTATCAAAGGATAAAAGTAAAATTTATGTGTGTGAAAGTTATATAGGAGAAGATACTTTTGGATATGTAGAAGTATTTTCTATAAAGAATTTATGTACATTAAAAAGAATAAAAGTTGGAAAATCGCCAGTTGACATGTGGGATGATGGTAATTTCTTATATGTATCTAATTTTAGTGATGGAACTATAAGTATTATAGATGTAGATACTCTAAAAGAAATAAAAAGAATAAATGTAGGTAGCATGCCAAAAGGAATAATTCGCTATAAAGACAAATTATATATAGGAGATTATTTAAAGGGAAGGATTCTTTCATTAAATTTAAAAACAAAAGAAACAAAAGCCATAGCAGTAGGAAAAGAACCTAATGCCATGACTTTATATTAA
- a CDS encoding DEAD/DEAH box helicase — MNNFNELSLKPNIVEALKIQGITEPTEIQSKAIPELLKNKDLIGESHTGSGKTLAYLLPIFEKINSEKREMQSIILAPTHELVRQIEEEIKLLSKNSKSNITSLTVIGDVNIDRQIKKIKEVKPHIIVGSPGRVLDLIRKKKITAHTIKTIVIDEADNLLDKNNYKIILDIIKTTMRDRQLMVFSATISDNTMKISKELMKEPVVIKATGKPALNPKITHMYIEGDRRDKFEILRKLIAAINPNKSIVFVNNNTDIDIITQKLNYHGKPAFNISSHISKEARQKSLQDFRNGKINILVSSDLSARGLDVPDVTHIFNLDFPVNANDYLHRAGRTARGENSGVAISIATGKDLAGIRVYEREFNIKIHPMKVYNGKLMDAK, encoded by the coding sequence ATGAATAATTTTAATGAACTTAGTTTAAAACCTAATATAGTTGAAGCTTTAAAAATTCAAGGTATTACAGAACCTACAGAAATACAAAGTAAGGCTATACCAGAACTTCTTAAAAATAAAGATTTAATAGGTGAATCTCATACAGGCAGTGGAAAAACCTTAGCATATTTATTACCTATATTTGAAAAAATAAATAGTGAAAAAAGAGAAATGCAAAGTATAATTTTAGCACCAACTCATGAGCTAGTTAGGCAGATAGAGGAAGAAATTAAGCTTTTATCAAAGAATTCAAAATCTAATATAACTTCTTTAACTGTAATTGGTGATGTAAATATTGATAGGCAAATAAAAAAGATTAAAGAAGTGAAACCACATATAATAGTTGGTTCTCCAGGAAGAGTATTAGACCTTATAAGAAAAAAGAAGATTACAGCTCATACAATAAAAACTATAGTTATAGATGAGGCTGATAATTTGTTAGATAAAAATAATTATAAAATAATATTAGATATAATAAAGACAACTATGAGAGATAGACAGCTTATGGTATTTTCAGCTACAATAAGTGATAATACTATGAAGATTTCTAAAGAGTTAATGAAAGAGCCAGTTGTAATTAAAGCTACTGGAAAACCAGCTTTAAATCCTAAAATAACTCATATGTATATAGAAGGAGATAGAAGGGATAAGTTTGAAATATTAAGAAAACTTATAGCTGCAATAAATCCTAATAAGTCTATTGTATTTGTTAACAATAATACTGATATAGATATTATAACTCAAAAGTTAAATTATCATGGAAAACCAGCCTTTAATATATCTTCTCATATATCAAAAGAAGCAAGACAAAAATCTCTTCAAGATTTTAGAAATGGTAAAATAAATATATTAGTTTCATCAGATCTTTCAGCAAGAGGGTTAGATGTTCCTGATGTTACGCATATATTTAATTTAGATTTTCCTGTTAATGCTAATGATTACTTACATAGAGCCGGTAGAACGGCTAGAGGAGAGAATTCAGGAGTTGCAATATCAATTGCCACTGGAAAGGATTTAGCAGGTATTAGAGTATATGAAAGAGAATTTAATATAAAAATACATCCTATGAAAGTTTATAATGGAAAGCTTATGGATGCAAAATAA
- a CDS encoding bifunctional folylpolyglutamate synthase/dihydrofolate synthase, protein MKYEDAMKYITEVGNFGSNYGLERTYRLLELLDNPQEKINLIHIAGTNGKGSTTAIISRILQGHGYKVGMYTSPFLEEFEERIQINGMNIPKEKLADLMEKVKKAVDKVIEEGYNHPTEFEIITCLMYLYFYIENVDFGVIEVGLGGRLDSTNVITPILSVITSISLDHVNILGNSLKEIANEKSGIIKNKVPVVIFPQKKDAFDIIKKKCEEENASLYVIDENDWEFIDVVREDGIYQKIRVKYNKEELEVNFPLLGEHQILNLSVALKAIEILEKNGFLKISKEIIKKSLESVVWKGRLEVMNVNPLVVIDGAHNIQGITTLKSNIKKYFEYRNLYLILGILADKDVERMVKEITPMAKKVYSVTPNSLRAELSEDLKKEILKYNSNCYAYEDYEEALNSSLKDATEEDLIIASGSLYMIADMRKIITNKFIKVK, encoded by the coding sequence ATGAAATACGAAGATGCGATGAAATACATAACAGAAGTAGGTAATTTTGGTTCAAATTATGGTTTAGAGAGAACTTATAGGTTGTTAGAGCTTTTAGATAATCCGCAAGAAAAAATAAATTTAATTCATATTGCAGGAACAAATGGAAAGGGGTCTACAACTGCTATAATTAGTAGAATACTTCAAGGGCATGGATATAAAGTTGGAATGTACACATCACCTTTTTTAGAGGAATTTGAAGAAAGAATACAAATAAATGGTATGAACATACCAAAGGAAAAATTAGCTGATCTTATGGAAAAAGTAAAAAAAGCTGTAGATAAGGTAATTGAAGAGGGGTATAATCATCCAACGGAGTTTGAGATAATAACATGTTTAATGTATTTGTATTTTTATATTGAAAATGTAGATTTCGGGGTAATTGAAGTTGGACTTGGGGGAAGGTTAGATTCTACCAATGTAATAACGCCAATACTTTCAGTTATTACATCAATTAGTTTAGATCATGTTAATATTTTAGGGAATTCATTGAAGGAAATAGCTAATGAAAAGTCAGGAATAATAAAAAATAAAGTTCCAGTTGTTATATTTCCACAAAAGAAAGACGCTTTTGATATAATAAAGAAAAAGTGTGAAGAGGAAAATGCATCGTTATATGTTATAGACGAAAATGATTGGGAGTTTATAGATGTAGTTAGAGAAGATGGTATATATCAAAAGATTAGAGTAAAGTATAATAAAGAGGAATTAGAAGTTAATTTTCCTTTACTTGGAGAACATCAAATATTAAATTTATCAGTAGCTCTTAAAGCTATAGAGATATTAGAAAAAAATGGGTTTCTAAAAATTTCCAAGGAGATAATAAAAAAATCATTAGAATCAGTTGTTTGGAAAGGTAGATTAGAAGTTATGAATGTAAATCCACTAGTTGTTATAGATGGAGCTCATAATATACAAGGGATAACAACGCTGAAAAGTAATATAAAAAAATATTTTGAATATAGAAACTTATATTTAATCTTAGGAATATTGGCTGATAAAGATGTGGAAAGAATGGTAAAAGAAATTACGCCTATGGCTAAAAAGGTATATTCAGTTACACCTAATTCTTTAAGAGCAGAGTTAAGTGAAGATTTAAAAAAAGAGATTTTAAAGTATAATTCTAATTGTTATGCATATGAGGATTATGAGGAAGCATTAAATAGTTCTTTAAAAGATGCAACAGAAGAAGATTTAATAATAGCATCAGGTTCTTTATATATGATTGCTGACATGAGAAAAATAATTACAAATAAATTTATAAAAGTTAAGTAG
- a CDS encoding TIGR03905 family TSCPD domain-containing protein, which produces MFVYKTKGVCSTEIHVDVEDNKIKNVEFVKGCPGNLFGISSLVKGMDIDSAIEKLKGIKCGNKDTSCPDQLAKALEEIKNS; this is translated from the coding sequence ATGTTTGTTTATAAAACAAAAGGAGTTTGTTCAACAGAGATTCATGTAGATGTTGAAGATAATAAAATAAAAAATGTAGAATTTGTAAAAGGTTGTCCAGGAAATCTATTTGGAATTTCAAGCTTAGTTAAGGGAATGGATATTGATTCTGCAATTGAAAAGTTGAAAGGGATAAAATGTGGAAATAAAGATACTTCTTGTCCTGATCAACTTGCTAAAGCATTAGAGGAAATTAAAAATTCATAA
- a CDS encoding valine--tRNA ligase encodes MTEKKNLATTYDPKEFEERIYKTWEEKKYFTPVVDKNKKPFSIVMPPPNITGKLHLGHALDNTLQDMLIRFKRMQGYCTLWLPGQDHASIATEVKVENELLKKGLVKKEMGREAFLEKVWEWTDEYRDRIRTQLKKMGCSADFTREAFTMDENLDKAVKHVFVKLYNEGLIYQGNRITNWCPKCTTALSDAEIEYQEQEGNFWHINYPLTDGSGYLEIATTRPETLLGDTAVAVNPNDDRFKHLIGKTLKLPLTDREIPIVADDYVDIEFGTGAVKITPAHDPNDYEVGKRHGLKEIKVMDDHGVINELGGKYQGLDRYEARREMVKDLEEQGLLVKVKPHVHNVGTHDRCGTVIEPIISKQWYVKMESLAKPAIDVVRNKETKFVPERFEKTYFNWMENIQDWCISRQLWWGHRIPVWYCNECQEIIVSEKTPCSCPKCSSKNLRQETDVLDTWFSSALWPFSTLGWPNKTEDLEYFYPTNVLVTGYDIIFFWVARMIFSGLHNMEKTPFDTVLIHGIIRDSQGRKMSKSLGNGVDPLEVIDTYGADALRFMLVTGNAPGNDIRYFPERVEAARNFANKIWNASRFVMMNLDRELMDKYKDDKDYSLADKWILSHLNTLVKEVTENMDKYELGIALQKVYDFMWTEFCDWYIELVKPVLYGDDEKQKGIVYNVIYNVLSTGLKLLHPVMPFITEEIYTTLTDGETITISSWPEFDKALNNENAEKDMSYIIEAIKGLRNVRAEMNVPPSRKAKVISYITEEAKDAFISGASYIEKLASALEVVFIEDKSLVPENAVSLVVKGGELFMPLLDLVDKEKELDRLNKEMKKLQGEVERIDKKLSNQGFVSKAPEAVINGEKEKRVKYQEMLDAVLVRIEALK; translated from the coding sequence ATGACTGAAAAGAAAAATTTAGCAACAACATATGATCCTAAAGAGTTTGAAGAAAGAATTTATAAAACTTGGGAAGAAAAAAAATATTTTACTCCTGTAGTTGATAAAAATAAGAAACCTTTTTCAATAGTTATGCCACCACCAAATATAACAGGTAAGCTTCACTTAGGGCATGCCTTAGATAATACATTACAAGACATGTTAATAAGATTTAAGAGAATGCAAGGTTATTGTACACTATGGCTTCCAGGACAAGACCATGCAAGTATAGCTACAGAAGTTAAAGTTGAAAATGAGCTTCTAAAAAAAGGATTAGTTAAAAAGGAAATGGGAAGAGAAGCATTTCTAGAAAAAGTATGGGAATGGACTGATGAATACAGGGATAGAATAAGAACTCAGCTTAAAAAGATGGGATGTTCTGCAGACTTTACTAGAGAAGCTTTTACAATGGATGAAAATCTAGATAAAGCTGTTAAACATGTATTTGTCAAACTATATAATGAAGGACTTATTTATCAAGGTAATAGAATAACTAACTGGTGTCCAAAATGTACAACAGCTTTATCAGATGCAGAAATAGAATATCAAGAACAAGAAGGTAACTTCTGGCATATAAATTATCCATTAACTGATGGAAGTGGCTATTTAGAAATAGCTACAACAAGACCAGAAACATTACTTGGAGATACAGCTGTGGCAGTTAATCCAAATGATGATAGATTTAAACATTTAATTGGAAAAACATTAAAACTGCCACTAACAGATAGAGAAATTCCAATAGTTGCAGATGACTATGTAGATATAGAATTTGGAACAGGGGCTGTTAAGATAACACCAGCTCATGATCCTAATGATTATGAAGTTGGTAAGAGACATGGTTTAAAAGAAATAAAAGTAATGGATGATCATGGGGTTATTAACGAATTAGGTGGAAAATATCAAGGTTTAGATAGATATGAAGCTAGACGTGAAATGGTTAAGGATTTAGAAGAACAAGGGTTATTAGTTAAGGTTAAACCACATGTTCATAATGTGGGAACTCATGATAGATGTGGTACTGTTATAGAACCAATAATATCTAAACAATGGTATGTAAAAATGGAATCTTTAGCAAAACCTGCTATTGATGTTGTAAGAAACAAAGAAACTAAATTTGTTCCAGAAAGATTTGAAAAAACATATTTTAACTGGATGGAAAATATTCAAGACTGGTGTATATCAAGACAATTATGGTGGGGACATAGAATTCCAGTTTGGTACTGTAATGAATGTCAAGAAATAATAGTTTCAGAAAAAACACCATGTAGTTGCCCAAAATGTTCATCAAAGAATTTAAGACAAGAAACTGATGTTTTAGATACATGGTTCTCATCAGCTTTATGGCCTTTCTCAACATTAGGTTGGCCAAATAAAACAGAGGATTTAGAATACTTCTATCCAACAAATGTATTAGTAACAGGTTATGATATTATATTCTTCTGGGTAGCTAGAATGATATTCTCAGGTCTTCATAATATGGAGAAAACACCATTTGATACAGTTTTAATTCACGGAATTATAAGAGATTCACAAGGTAGAAAAATGAGTAAATCTCTTGGTAATGGAGTAGATCCTTTAGAAGTTATAGACACTTATGGCGCAGATGCTTTAAGATTTATGTTAGTTACAGGTAATGCTCCGGGAAATGACATAAGATATTTCCCAGAAAGAGTTGAAGCTGCAAGAAACTTTGCAAATAAAATTTGGAATGCATCAAGATTTGTTATGATGAATCTTGATAGAGAATTAATGGATAAATACAAAGATGATAAAGACTACAGTTTAGCTGATAAATGGATATTATCACATTTAAATACATTAGTTAAAGAAGTAACAGAGAATATGGATAAGTATGAACTAGGAATTGCTCTTCAAAAGGTTTATGACTTTATGTGGACTGAATTCTGTGATTGGTATATAGAACTTGTTAAGCCGGTTTTATATGGTGATGACGAAAAGCAAAAGGGAATAGTTTACAATGTTATTTATAATGTTCTTAGCACAGGACTTAAGTTACTTCATCCAGTAATGCCATTTATTACAGAAGAAATTTATACTACTTTAACAGATGGTGAAACAATAACAATTTCATCTTGGCCAGAATTTGATAAAGCTTTAAATAATGAAAATGCAGAAAAAGATATGTCATATATTATAGAAGCAATTAAAGGATTAAGAAATGTAAGAGCTGAAATGAATGTACCACCTTCAAGAAAAGCTAAAGTAATTAGTTATATAACTGAAGAAGCTAAGGATGCCTTTATATCAGGTGCAAGTTATATAGAAAAATTAGCATCAGCATTAGAAGTTGTGTTTATAGAAGATAAATCTTTAGTTCCAGAAAATGCAGTATCTCTGGTTGTTAAAGGTGGAGAATTATTTATGCCACTTTTAGACTTAGTTGATAAGGAAAAAGAATTAGATAGATTAAATAAAGAAATGAAAAAGCTTCAAGGTGAAGTAGAAAGAATAGATAAGAAACTTTCAAATCAAGGCTTTGTATCAAAAGCTCCAGAAGCTGTAATTAATGGAGAAAAAGAAAAGAGAGTAAAATATCAAGAAATGCTTGATGCAGTTTTAGTAAGAATAGAGGCTTTAAAATAA
- a CDS encoding single-stranded DNA-binding protein gives MDNLMLNNKIYLEGKVISELEFSHEMYGEGFYTFAVEVTRLSDSVDILNITVSERLISNMDLSIDKEIIIEGQLRSYNKFVDGSNKLILTVFARNIEPCIEKSKNPNEIFLDGYICKEPVYRTTPFGREIADVLLAVNRAYNKSDYIPTIAWGRNSRFCQTLEVGDNIRVWGRLQSREYQKKISDTEVIRKIAYEVSISKMERVANEEQVDSEEIIGEEGAV, from the coding sequence ATGGACAACTTGATGTTAAATAACAAAATTTATTTAGAGGGAAAAGTTATTTCGGAATTAGAATTTAGTCATGAAATGTATGGAGAGGGTTTTTATACATTTGCGGTGGAGGTAACCAGGTTAAGTGATTCAGTTGATATTTTAAATATAACTGTTTCAGAAAGATTAATATCAAATATGGATTTATCAATAGATAAAGAAATTATTATCGAAGGACAACTTAGATCTTACAATAAGTTTGTAGATGGTTCTAATAAGCTTATACTAACAGTATTTGCAAGAAATATAGAGCCATGTATTGAAAAAAGTAAAAATCCAAATGAAATATTTTTGGATGGGTACATTTGTAAGGAACCTGTTTATAGAACAACTCCTTTTGGTAGGGAAATTGCAGATGTTTTATTAGCTGTTAATAGAGCTTATAATAAATCAGATTATATACCTACTATAGCATGGGGAAGAAATTCAAGATTCTGTCAAACTCTTGAAGTTGGAGATAATATTAGAGTTTGGGGAAGGTTACAAAGTAGAGAATATCAAAAAAAGATTAGTGATACAGAAGTAATTAGAAAAATTGCTTATGAAGTTTCAATTTCTAAAATGGAAAGAGTAGCAAATGAAGAACAAGTTGATTCAGAAGAAATTATTGGTGAGGAAGGTGCAGTTTAA